The Rahnella aquatilis CIP 78.65 = ATCC 33071 genomic sequence TGCTGCCCATGGCGTAAATCTGACGGCCCACGCGGGTGCGGTTCATCAGCACGCCGGTGGCGATAATCACCCCCAGCAGGCTGAGCAGCGGCAGCGTCAGGCCATAGTCGTAACCGTCGGCGGCGGTAAAGGAGAACCAGTTTATGCCGTTCATAAACCAGTCAGGGAAGCCATACAGCCAGGTGCCGTTGGTCAGATACACCAGCAAACCGTAGAACAAATTCAGTGTGGCAATGGTGATAATAATGGCCGGTACGCGCAGCCAGTAGACCAGAAAACCATTGACCAGCCCGAGCAGTAAACCGACGCCCATCGACATAGCAAACGCCAGCGGAAAGCTGCCGCCGTGATGAATGATATAACTCGCCATCACGTACTGACCGATGGAGGTCACCGCCGGGAAGGAGATGTCGATGCCACCGGCAATCAGCACCACAAACAGGCCGCAGGCCAGAATACCGAGAATGGCGTAACTGGTGGCGACGTCAGTCAGGTTACCGAGTGTCATAAATTCACCGGTGCTGACACTCAGGCCAATCACCAGCAGCAGTACCAGTAATCCCAGCCAGAATTCGTGCAGGGAAAACAGTTTCGAGAGAGATTTGTTATCCATTGATCGCCTCCGCAATCTGCGCTTCGCTGCTCTGGTGGGGCGCGAATTCCGCCACCAGTTCGCCTTTGCGCATTACCAGCACACGGTGACTGTTGTAATAAGCCTCCGGGATTTCATCGCAAATCATCAGCACCGCCATGCCGGATTCCGCCAGATCGCGCGCGATGCGGTAAATCCCTTCTTTATTGGCGATATCAACGCCGACCGTTGGCGAATCGAGGATCAGGATGTGCGGCTGCGTTGCCACCCATTTGGCGATGGCGATACGCTGGGCATTCCCGCCGGAAAGGGTTTTCACCGGCAGGCTGCTGTCGGATACTTTAATGTTCAGATCGCGGATCAGATCTTTCACCACTGACGCGGCTTTGCGGTGATCCATCAACCCGGTGGCGGTGTGCAGCCTGTCGAAAATCGACACCAGCGTGTTGTCGTAAATGGATTGCTCCATGATCAGCCCCTGTGTCAGACGGTCTTCTGACACATAGGCAATGCCGTGACGGATTGCGTCGCGGTTGCTGTGGAATTTCACCACGTTGCCGTTAACGCGGATTTCCCCGCTGTCCGGCTGGCTCATGCCAAACAGGGTCAGACAGAGCTCGGTCCGCCCTGAACCGAGCAGGCCGATCACCGACGTGATTTCCCCCTGACGCAGCGACAGTGAAATGTCCTGATACTGGCCTTTGCGGCTCAGGTGGCTGACTTCCAGCAGCGGGGTTACGTTGGCCGGTGCGCGTTGCGGCAGGTGACTGTAGGTAAAACGCTGTCCGGTCATCAGGAAGGCCAGCTCATTGCTGTCCAGTTCACTGGACGGATAGGTACCGACCAGTTTGCCGTCGCGCATCACGCTGATACGGTCAGCGACTTCCATCACTTCATCGAGGCGATGGCTGACAAATACCACACAAATACCGGCGGCTTTCAGCTCATTCACCACCCGCAGCAGACCGTTCACTTCCGTGCGGGTCAGCGACGCGGTCGGTTCATCCATGATAACCAGACTGGCGTCAGCGGCGATTGCCCGGCATATTGCCACTAACTGACGGTCTGCGATCGACAGCTTTTCGACTTTACGATCCGGATCCAGAGAGACGCCCACCCGTTGCATCACCGCAACGGCTTTTTTGCGCATTGCCTCGCGATGTACCCAGAAATCGCCGCCCGGTAAATAACGGTGAATAGCGATATTTTCAGCCACCGATAAATTCGGGAATAAAGATAAATCCTGATAAATAACCTGAATGCCGTAATAAGAAGAAAGTTGTGGCGTCAGGGTATGAAATAATTTGCCGTCGAGCGTAATGGCTGCGCCTTTTTCCGGCTGATAGACCCCGGAAATCACTTTAATAATGGTGCTCTTGCCGCAGCCATTCTGACCCGCGAGACAATGCACTTCGCCTTTATTGAGCGTCAGGCTGACATTATCCAGGGCTAATACGCCGGGGAATTTTTTACTGATTTTCTCGAGGCTGATAAAGGCCTCAGCAGGGGCAGGGGACGTGCTGAGAGTATTCATCGCAATCCTTACAACATACCCTTCATACTTCGTGCTGTGGATGCGTTGGCTGCACTCGCTCACCCGAATCACTTACTTATGTAAGCTCATCGGGATTCACTCATTTGCCGCCTTCCCACAACCCGAATTATTTAGGGTATAAGTTTCAATGTCTGATTAGAAATTCAGATACGGCACAGCAAACAACGCCGTATCTGTTTCTATTTGCCTGGTGTGGCGCTGGAGATAATGTATCTCCGGTAAATAAAAATATTAAAAAGCTAAATCAGAAGCCCAGTGATTTCGCATTTTCTGGTGTGACTTCCAGAATTTTATTAAAGCGGATCACGTGCTTATCCATATCCACATCAGCTTTGCCCAGCCCTTCGATGCTCAGATCTTTAGTGACTTCTTTACCCTGCAACATCTGGTCGGCGACGGTGACTAAGGCGTAACCGGCATCTTTCGGATCCCACAGCAGCACTTTCTTAATATCACCGCGCATCAGATAGGGCGCGGCCTGAGCTGGCATGGCGATACCAACCACTGCAATTTTATTTTTCGCACGTTTCTGCTGAACGGCCTGACCGGCACCGATCGGGCCGAGCGAACCGAAACCGATAATCCCTTTCAGGTCAGGATAGGTTTTCATTAAGTCGAGCGTGGTGGAGTAAGACTTATCAATATTTTCTGCGACCGGCAGGCGTGAAGTCACTTCATGCATATCCGGGTATTTTTCTTTCTGATATTTAATCGCCGCATCTGCCCACGCGTTATGCAAAGGTACGGTCAGGGAACCGACATAAATCGCATAACCGCCTTTACCGCCCATATCTTTCGCCAGCTCGTCCATATTGGCTTCGGCGTATTTCTGGCTGTCGATGGTTTCGATATCCCACTGACCAATTTGCTGATCCGGCGATTCATGCGTTAACACCACGATGCCCTGATCACGGGCTTTTTTCAGCACCGGCTCAAGCACTTTGGCGTCGTTCGGCACCACGATAATGGCGTCGACTTTTTTGGCGATCAAATCTTCAATCACTTTGACCTGCTGTGCCGGGTCCGGCGTGGATGCGCCTACCTGATAGGCGTTGACATCCAGCTTCTGCGCGGCTTCTTTTACGCCGACTTCCATGCGGGTGAACCAGGGAATACCGGTGACTTTAGCGACGACGGCAATGTCGTAAGGCTTGGCGGCGAACGACGGTGTTGTGAATAACATGCATGCTGAAACCACACATGCACTGACTAATGCGAGGTTAAATTTCATGTCTGTACCTTTCTTATGAGGTTCTGTTTTGGTGTAGGGAACGGGTGGTGGTTATTTATTCCACATTCAGAGATTAACTTAAGGGGAAAGCTGTTTTCGCGTGGTCGTGAACGGAATGTGATCAAAGTCCTTTAATGTTAAATTTAATAGTTTTATATGTTAAAAATAGGTGAATTAAAACCATGGGAAATCATGGATTAGAGTGAGTGTCGGATGTTACCCATAACAATTAAACAATAACGCATCTATTTATTAACAAATAATACACATAATCAGTTTGCCATGGTCGTTTTTCAGAAAGAAATCCCGCCCGGTATTTTTTATTTGCGCAGAGTGTGAACGGGGTCACGGGGCGGGGATGCGCCAAAATTGTGCACCCTTGCACCTTAATCAGGCACCGGGCTGTGCGTAACGGCGCGCGATACGCGCCTGATCACAATCCTGTATAAAATATTCCGCCAGAAATCAAAATATTTCCCTGCATACTCATTCTTCTGTCCTCGTTGCTGCAAAAGGGGATTTTTTCTTTTATTCATTTTTTATGCAATTAAAGTGAATAACAGGCAATATTAAGTGGTTGTTTTTTCTCAATGTCACTTTTTTTATTCACTTTTTTCCTTTGCTGGCATGAAGACTGCAATCTATGATGAGACTGAGTGAGATTATTTATTAACTTTTAAATAACAAACTAATAACTGCCATTTCTCGCCAGCGCGATTGCCCGCTAAATGTGCAAAAACATCGGAACCCGGTGCATTTCCCGTCGGTATGGGGGACGGGGGCGTGCACCCTGAAATCAGCTCAAAAGAGGTTTATATGGAACACCAACAGCAGCCGCAAAACGTCAGCCGCCAGAACTTTGATGACTGGATGGTCCCGGTTTATGCCCCGGCGGCGTTTATTCCTGTGCGCGGTGAAGGATCCTGGCTGTGGGATCAGGCGGGCAAGGACTATGTCGATTTCGCAGGCGGCATTGCCGTAAATGCGCTGGGGCATGCGCACCCGGAAATCCGTAAGACCCTGCATGAGCAGGCAGATAAAGTCTGGCATCTGGGCAACGGCTACACCAACGAACCGGTGCTGCGGCTGGCGAAGCAACTGATCGACGCCACCTTTGCGGACAAAGTGTTTTTCTGTAATTCCGGCGCGGAAGCCAACGAAGCGGCGCTGAAACTGGCCAGGCTGTACGGTAATAAATCCGGCGGCGAAAAGAATGAAATTATCGCCTTCAAAAACGCATTCCATGGCCGCACGCTGTTTACCGTCACCACCGGCGGTCAGCCGAAATATTCTGAGGATTTTGCGCCACTGCCGCAGGCGATCACGCATTTGCCATTTAATGATCTGGCCGCCGTTGCCAGCCAGATTTCTTCACGTACCTGTGCCGTAATTGTTGAGCCGATCCAGGGCGAAGGCGGCGTGGTGCCGGCAGAGGCCGGATTCCTGCAGGGTCTGCGTGAGCTGTGTGACAAACATCAGGCCGTGCTGATTTTCGATGAAGTGCAGACCGGCGTCGGGCGTACCGGCGAGCTGTATGCCTATCAGCATTACGGCGTGGTGCCGGACATTCTGACCAGCGCCAAAGCGCTGGGCGGCGGTTTCCCGATTGGCGCGATGCTGACTACTGACCGCTATGCTGCGTTATTCCAGCCGGGCACCCACGGCACCACTTACGGTGGTAACCCGCTGGCGACGGCGGTGGCGGGAAAAGTCTTTGAGCTGATTAACACGCCGGAGGTGCTGTCCGGTGTCAGTAAACGTCACGAATGGTTTATCGCCGGGCTCAAACGCATCAACGACCGTTATCAGGTGTTCAGCGACGTACGTGGCCAGGGCTTGTTGCTCGGTGCCGTGATGAGCGAACGGTATAAAGATCAGGCCAAACAACTCAATACACTGGCGGCAGAGGAAGGGCTGATCGCCCTGATTGCCGGGCCGAATGTGCTGCGCTTTGCGCCATCACTGATTATTCCGGGCGCGGATATTGAAGAAGGGCTGAACCGTCTTGAGCGTGCCGTTGCGCGCCTGTGCGTGTGATTCATTGGGTTAAATGAGGTAGAGCATCATGATGTTGATTCGACCTGTGCGGCCCGGCGATCTCGCCGATATCCTGCAGTTGTCAGGCAAAACCGGCATCGGTTTAACGTCTTTGCCCAAGGATGAAGCGCATTTACGCGGGCGCATTGAGCGCTCGGTGGCGACCTGGGAAGGTCGCCTGGAAAAAGGCGAACAGGGTTACCTGTTCGTGCTTGAAGACACGGAACAGCAAAAAGTGGTGGGCGTCAGCGCCATTGAAGTCGCCGTCGGGCTCAGTGAACCGTGGTACAACTTCCGCCTCGGCACGCTGGTGCATGCCTCCAAAAGCCTGAACATCTATAAACCGGTGCCGACGCTGTTTCTCAGTAACGATCACACCGGTTATACCGAGCTTTGCACGCTGTTCCTCGATCCGGACTGCCGTCACGGCAAAAACGGGCAATTGTTGTCGAAGGTCCGTTTTCTGTTTCTGGCGGCATTTCGCGGGCATTTCTCCCGCAAGGTGATTGCCGAGATGCGCGGTATGTCTGACGACAACGGCCATTCACCGTTCTGGGACAGCGTCGGGCGTCATTTTTTTGGTATGGAATTTGCCGAAGCTGACCGTCTGACCGGCATGGGACAGAAATCCTTTATTGCCGAACTGATGCCGAAACATCCTTTATATACCGAACTGCTGAGTCATGAGGCGCGGGAAGTGATCGGCGAAGTGCATCCGCAAACCGCACCGGCGCGTGCCGTGCTGGAAGGTGAAGGGCTGCGTTACGAAGGTTATGTGGATATTTTCGATGCCGGTCCGACGCTCGAAGGTGAAATCGATCAGTTACGCGCGGTAAAAGAAAGCCGCCTGCTGCCGGTGCGGCTGGCGGAGCACCGCAGCGGGCGCGACGAACCGCTGTATCTGGTCGCCAATGAGCAATATCAGAATTTCCGCGCGCTGCTGGTGCCGGGTGGCGATTCGGCGGAGTCACTGACGCTTAATTCCCGCGAGGCTGAACTGCTCGGCCTGCGCGAGGGCGATATGCTGCGCGCCGTGGCGCTTTTCCCCGGCGATAACCCGGCTTCTGCAACCCCCATTCTCAAAAAGGAAAGCCTCGCATGATGCAACCTGCACTTTTTATTCAGGGCCAGTGGCGCAGCGGACAAGGCGCGCAACTGAACAAAACTAATCCGGCCGATAACACATTGTTGTGGTCGGCGCTGAGTGCCAGTGCGGAAGATGTCGATGCCGCCTGTACGGCAGCCCGCACGGCATTCCCCGCCTGGGCACGTAAAACCGTGGCCGAACGCGCTGACGTGATTAAGCGTTTTGCGGATTTACTGACAGAACATAAAACCCGGCTGGCGGAAATCATCAGCCTGGAAACCAGCAAACCACGCTGGGAAACGCTGACTGAGATCCAGGCGATGATCGGTAAGGTGGCGATTTCACTGGAAGCCAACCAGCAACGCACGGGCGAGAAACACACCGCCATGCCCGACGGTGAAGCGGTGCTGCGCCACCGGCCGCATGGCGTGCTGGCGGTTTTTGGTCCGTATAATTTTCCCGGACATCTGCCGAACGGCCATATCGTTCCTGCCTTGCTGGCGGGCAATACGCTGGTGTTTAAACCGAGCGAACTGACGCCTAAAACCGCCGAAGAAACCGTGAAGTTGTGGGAGCAAGCCGGACTGCCGGAAGGTGTGCTGAATCTGGTGCAGGGCGGTCGTTCGACCGGCGAAGCGCTGGCAGCCTGCGGCAATATCGACGGGTTGCTGTTTACCGGCAGCGCGGGCACCGGCTATCAGTTGCACCGCCAGCTCGCCGGTCAGCCTGAAAAAATTCTGGCGCTGGAAATGGGCGGCAACAACGCGCTGATTGTCGAGCCGGTGGAAGATATTGATGCAGCGGTAAACCTGACTGTTCAGTCGGCGTTTATTTCTGCCGGACAGCGTTGTACCTGTGCGCGCCGTCTGCTGGTGAAAGAAGGCGCGGCGGGTGATGCATTTATTGCGCGCTTGCTCGATGTCACCATGCAACTGCGCGTCGGAGGCTGGAACGACGATCCGCAACCATTTATGGGCGGGGTGATTTCGGACGTGGCGGCACGCAATATGCTGAAAGCACAGGACGCGTTGCTGGCGCTGGGCGGAAAACCGCTGCTGTTGCTGACGCGCCCGGATCCGCTCAATACCCTGCTGACGCCGGGCATTATCGATCTGACCGGCGTGGCGGGCATTCCTGATGAAGAATACTTCGGCCCGTTGCTGAGCATTTACCGCTACGGCAGTTTTGATGAAGCCATTACGCTGGCTAACCAGACGCGCTTCGGACTGGCGACCGGGCTTATCTCTGCTGAGCGTGCTCAGTTTGAGCAGCTATTATTGCAAGCAAGGGCGGGTATTGTTAACTGGAACAAACCGCTGACCGGTGCATCAAGCAACGCGCCTTTCGGTGGCATCGGGGCTTCGGGTAACCACCGTCCAAGTGCTTATTACGCGGCGGATTATTGTGCCTGGCCGATGGCCTCGCTGGAAACAGACAAACTGGAACTCCCTGCGACGCTGTCGCCTGGTATTGATTTCCGTACAACCTGAGGAGACAGGAATGTCTGGATGTGAAGCAAATTTTGACGGATTAGTCGGCCCGACCCACCATTACGCCGGGCTGTCGTTTGGTAATGAAGCCTCGACCAAAAACCAGAATGCGGTGGCGAACCCGCGTCTGGCGGCAAAGCAGGGCTTGCTGAAAATGAAAGCGCTGGCCGATCTGGGTTTTGCACAGGGAATTTTACCGCCACATGAACGCCCCCATCTGAGCACATTGCGCAAAATGGGCTTCGGTGGCAGCGATCGCGAAGTGCTGACCAACGCGCAGGCTTATTCGCCGCGCTTGCTGTCGTCACTGAGTTCGGCGTCTTCCATGTGGGTGGCCAATGCGGCCACGGTGTCGCCTTCGGCGGACAGCGCGGACGGGCGTGTACATTTCACGGTCGCCAACCTGAACAATAAATTTCACCGGGCCATTGAGGCAGACACCACGTCTGCCATTTTGCGCGCGACCTTCCATGCCGATAAATATTTTGCCCATCACGATGCGCTGCCGCAGGTGGCCGCCCTGGGAGATGAGGGCGCGGCGAATCATAACCGGTTATGCGGTG encodes the following:
- a CDS encoding ABC transporter permease, which codes for MDNKSLSKLFSLHEFWLGLLVLLLVIGLSVSTGEFMTLGNLTDVATSYAILGILACGLFVVLIAGGIDISFPAVTSIGQYVMASYIIHHGGSFPLAFAMSMGVGLLLGLVNGFLVYWLRVPAIIITIATLNLFYGLLVYLTNGTWLYGFPDWFMNGINWFSFTAADGYDYGLTLPLLSLLGVIIATGVLMNRTRVGRQIYAMGSNRDAASRLGLNILRLHFYVYGFMGLLAGIAAVVQAQITQSVAPNSLLGYELTVLAAVVLGGTSMTGGRGSLTGTILGVMLLAFLQNGLTLLSISSYWHQVFSGVIILVSISSTAWNEKRKLAKGM
- a CDS encoding sugar ABC transporter ATP-binding protein, whose translation is MNTLSTSPAPAEAFISLEKISKKFPGVLALDNVSLTLNKGEVHCLAGQNGCGKSTIIKVISGVYQPEKGAAITLDGKLFHTLTPQLSSYYGIQVIYQDLSLFPNLSVAENIAIHRYLPGGDFWVHREAMRKKAVAVMQRVGVSLDPDRKVEKLSIADRQLVAICRAIAADASLVIMDEPTASLTRTEVNGLLRVVNELKAAGICVVFVSHRLDEVMEVADRISVMRDGKLVGTYPSSELDSNELAFLMTGQRFTYSHLPQRAPANVTPLLEVSHLSRKGQYQDISLSLRQGEITSVIGLLGSGRTELCLTLFGMSQPDSGEIRVNGNVVKFHSNRDAIRHGIAYVSEDRLTQGLIMEQSIYDNTLVSIFDRLHTATGLMDHRKAASVVKDLIRDLNIKVSDSSLPVKTLSGGNAQRIAIAKWVATQPHILILDSPTVGVDIANKEGIYRIARDLAESGMAVLMICDEIPEAYYNSHRVLVMRKGELVAEFAPHQSSEAQIAEAING
- a CDS encoding autoinducer 2 ABC transporter substrate-binding protein, whose translation is MKFNLALVSACVVSACMLFTTPSFAAKPYDIAVVAKVTGIPWFTRMEVGVKEAAQKLDVNAYQVGASTPDPAQQVKVIEDLIAKKVDAIIVVPNDAKVLEPVLKKARDQGIVVLTHESPDQQIGQWDIETIDSQKYAEANMDELAKDMGGKGGYAIYVGSLTVPLHNAWADAAIKYQKEKYPDMHEVTSRLPVAENIDKSYSTTLDLMKTYPDLKGIIGFGSLGPIGAGQAVQQKRAKNKIAVVGIAMPAQAAPYLMRGDIKKVLLWDPKDAGYALVTVADQMLQGKEVTKDLSIEGLGKADVDMDKHVIRFNKILEVTPENAKSLGF
- a CDS encoding aspartate aminotransferase family protein encodes the protein MEHQQQPQNVSRQNFDDWMVPVYAPAAFIPVRGEGSWLWDQAGKDYVDFAGGIAVNALGHAHPEIRKTLHEQADKVWHLGNGYTNEPVLRLAKQLIDATFADKVFFCNSGAEANEAALKLARLYGNKSGGEKNEIIAFKNAFHGRTLFTVTTGGQPKYSEDFAPLPQAITHLPFNDLAAVASQISSRTCAVIVEPIQGEGGVVPAEAGFLQGLRELCDKHQAVLIFDEVQTGVGRTGELYAYQHYGVVPDILTSAKALGGGFPIGAMLTTDRYAALFQPGTHGTTYGGNPLATAVAGKVFELINTPEVLSGVSKRHEWFIAGLKRINDRYQVFSDVRGQGLLLGAVMSERYKDQAKQLNTLAAEEGLIALIAGPNVLRFAPSLIIPGADIEEGLNRLERAVARLCV
- the astA gene encoding arginine N-succinyltransferase — its product is MMLIRPVRPGDLADILQLSGKTGIGLTSLPKDEAHLRGRIERSVATWEGRLEKGEQGYLFVLEDTEQQKVVGVSAIEVAVGLSEPWYNFRLGTLVHASKSLNIYKPVPTLFLSNDHTGYTELCTLFLDPDCRHGKNGQLLSKVRFLFLAAFRGHFSRKVIAEMRGMSDDNGHSPFWDSVGRHFFGMEFAEADRLTGMGQKSFIAELMPKHPLYTELLSHEAREVIGEVHPQTAPARAVLEGEGLRYEGYVDIFDAGPTLEGEIDQLRAVKESRLLPVRLAEHRSGRDEPLYLVANEQYQNFRALLVPGGDSAESLTLNSREAELLGLREGDMLRAVALFPGDNPASATPILKKESLA
- the astD gene encoding succinylglutamate-semialdehyde dehydrogenase — its product is MMQPALFIQGQWRSGQGAQLNKTNPADNTLLWSALSASAEDVDAACTAARTAFPAWARKTVAERADVIKRFADLLTEHKTRLAEIISLETSKPRWETLTEIQAMIGKVAISLEANQQRTGEKHTAMPDGEAVLRHRPHGVLAVFGPYNFPGHLPNGHIVPALLAGNTLVFKPSELTPKTAEETVKLWEQAGLPEGVLNLVQGGRSTGEALAACGNIDGLLFTGSAGTGYQLHRQLAGQPEKILALEMGGNNALIVEPVEDIDAAVNLTVQSAFISAGQRCTCARRLLVKEGAAGDAFIARLLDVTMQLRVGGWNDDPQPFMGGVISDVAARNMLKAQDALLALGGKPLLLLTRPDPLNTLLTPGIIDLTGVAGIPDEEYFGPLLSIYRYGSFDEAITLANQTRFGLATGLISAERAQFEQLLLQARAGIVNWNKPLTGASSNAPFGGIGASGNHRPSAYYAADYCAWPMASLETDKLELPATLSPGIDFRTT